From Procambarus clarkii isolate CNS0578487 chromosome 73, FALCON_Pclarkii_2.0, whole genome shotgun sequence, one genomic window encodes:
- the LOC138356559 gene encoding golgin subfamily A member 6-like protein 25 has translation MLRHVLKDKKHVLSEQEHVLSEQEHVFSEQEHVFSEQEHVLSEQEHVFSEQEHVFSEQEHVLSEQEHVFSEQEHVFSEQEHVLSEQEHVFSEQEHVLSEQEHVFSEQEHVFSEQEHVLSEQEHVFSEQEHVISEQEHVISEQEHVISEQEHVISEQDMSSVNRTCHHEQEHVISEQEHVISEQEHVISEQVYVISEQEHVISEQEHVISEQEHVISEQEHVISEQEHVISEQEHVISEQEHVISEQDMSSVNRSMSSVNRSMSSVNRSMSSVSRSTSSVNRSTSSVNRSMSSVSRTCHHEQEHVISEQEHVISEQEHVISEQEHVISEQEHVISEQEHVISEQEHVISEQDMSSVNRSMSSMSRTCHHEQEHVISEQEHVISEQVHVISEQEHVISEQVHVISEQEHVISEQDMSSVSRSMSLRRVEIAYATQSL, from the exons ATGCTGcggcatgttctcaaagacaagaAGCATGTCCTCAGTGAACAGGAACATGTCCTCAGTGAACAGGAGCATGTCTTCAGTGAACAGGAGCATGTCTTCAGTGAGCAGGAGCATGTCCTCAGTGAACAGGAGCATGTCTTCAGTGAACAGGAGCATGTCTTCAGTGAGCAGGAGCATGTCCTCAGTGAACAGGAACATGTCTTCAGTGAGCAGGAGCATGTCTTCAGTGAGCAGGAGCATGTCCTCAGTGAACAGGAGCATGTCTTCAGTGAGCAGGAGCATGTCCTCAGTGAACAGGAGCATGTCTTCAGTGAGCAGGAGCATGTCTTCAGTGAGCAGGAGCATGTCCTCAGTGAACAGGAGCATGTCTTCAGTGAGCAGGAGCATGTCATCAGTGAACAGGAGCATGTCATCAGTGAACAGGAGCATGTCATCAGTGAACAGGAGCATGTCATCAGTGAACAGGACATGTCATCAGTGAACAGGACATGTCATCA TGAACAGGAGCATGTCATCAGTGAACAGGAGCATGTCATCAGTGAGCAGGAGCATGTCATCAGTGAGCAGGTGTATGTCATCAGTGAACAGGAGCATGTCATCAGTGAGCAGGAGCATGTCATCAGTGAACAGGAGCATGTCATCAGTGAACAGGAGCATGTCATCAGTGAGCAGGAGCACGTCATCAGTGAACAGGAGCACGTCATCAGTGAACAGGAGCATGTCATCAGTGAGCAGGACATGTCATCAGTGAACAGGAGCATGTCATCAGTGAACAGGAGCATGTCATCAGTGAACAGGAGCATGTCATCAGTGAGCAGAAGCACGTCATCAGTGAACAGGAGCACGTCATCAGTGAACAGGAGCATGTCATCAGTGAGCAGGACATGTCATCA TGAACAGGAGCATGTCATCAGTGAGCAGGAGCATGTCATCAGTGAACAGGAGCACGTCATCAGTGAACAGGAGCATGTCATCAGTGAGCAGGAGCACGTCATCAGTGAACAGGAGCACGTCATCAGTGAACAGGAGCATGTCATCAGTGAGCAGGACATGTCATCAGTGAACAGGAGCATGTCATCAATGAGCAGGACATGTCATCA TGAGCAGGAGCATGTCATCAGTGAACAGGAGCATGTCATCAGTGAGCAGGTGCATGTCATCAGTGAACAGGAGCATGTCATCAGTGAGCAGGTGCATGTCATCAGTGAACAGGAGCATGTCATCAGTGAGCAGGACATGTCATCAGTGAGCAGGAGCATGTCAttaaggagggtagaaatagcttatGCTACtcaatccctttga